From the Conger conger chromosome 14, fConCon1.1, whole genome shotgun sequence genome, one window contains:
- the LOC133109504 gene encoding uncharacterized protein LOC133109504: protein MEGAEEGSRIPHGGSGGGEQGSSWRERRRGAGFLMEGAEEGSRVPHGGSGVPHGGSRVPHGGSRGGERGSSWREQRRGAGFLMAGAEEGSRVPHGGSGGGEQGSSWRERRRGAGFLMEGAGFLMEGAGFLMEGAEEGSGVPYGGSGGGERGSSWRERGSSWREQRRGAGFLMEGAEEGSRVPHGGSRGGEQGSSWRERRRGAGFLMEGAGFLMEGAGFLMEGAEEGSGVLHGGSRGGERGSSWREQRRGAGFLMAGAEEGSRVPHGGSGGGEWGSLWRERGSSWREQRRGAGFLMEGAGFLMEGAEEGSRVPHGGSGGGEQGSSWRERRRGAGFLMEGAEEGSRVPHGGSGGGEQGSSWRERRRGAGFLMEGAGFLMVGAEEGSGVPHGGSRGGERASSWRERRRGAGFLMEGAGVDLVCTAVSDCSCPW, encoded by the coding sequence ATGGAGGGAGCGGAGGAGGGGAGCAGGATTCCTCATGGAGGGAGCggaggaggggagcagggtTCCTCATGGAGGGAGCGGAGGAGGGGAGCGGGGTTCCTCATGGAGGGAGCggaggaggggagcagggtTCCTCATGGAGGGAGCGGGGTTCCTCATGGAGGGAGCAGGGTTCCTCATGGAGGGAGCAGAGGAGGGGAGCGGGGTTCTTCATGGAGGGAGCAGAGGAGGGGAGCGGGGTTCCTCATGGCGGGAGCAGAGGAGGGGAGCAGGGTTCCTCATGGAGGGAGCggaggaggggagcagggtTCCTCATGGAGGGAGCggaggaggggagcagggtTCCTCATGGAGGGAGCGGGGTTCCTCATGGAGGGAGCAGGGTTCCTCATGGAGGGAGCAGAGGAGGGGAGCGGGGTTCCTTATGGAGGGAGCGGAGGAGGGGAGCGGGGTTCCTCATGGAGGGAGCGGGGTTCCTCATGGAGGGAGCAGAGGAGGGGAGCAGGGTTCCTCATGGAGGGAGCggaggaggggagcagggtTCCTCATGGAGGGAGCAGAGGAGGGGAGCAGGGTTCCTCATGGAGGGAGCggaggaggggagcagggtTCCTCATGGAGGGAGCGGGGTTCCTCATGGAGGGAGCAGGGTTCCTCATGGAGGGAGCAGAGGAGGGGAGCGGGGTTCTTCATGGAGGGAGCAGAGGAGGGGAGCGGGGTTCTTCATGGAGGGAGCAGAGGAGGGGAGCGGGGTTCCTCATGGCGGGAGCAGAGGAGGGGAGCAGGGTTCCTCATGGAGGGAGCGGAGGAGGGGAGTGGGGTTCCTTATGGAGGGAGCGGGGTTCCTCATGGAGGGAGCAGAGGAGGGGAGCGGGGTTCCTCATGGAGGGAGCGGGGTTCCTCATGGAGGGAGCAGAGGAGGGGAGCAGGGTTCCTCATGGAGGGAGCggaggaggggagcagggtTCCTCATGGAGGGAGCggaggaggggagcagggtTCCTCATGGAGGGAGCggaggaggggagcagggtTCCTCATGGAGGGAGCggaggaggggagcagggtTCCTCATGGAGGGAGCggaggaggggagcagggtTCCTCATGGAGGGAGCGGGGTTCCTCATGGTGGGAGCGGAGGAGGGGAGCGGGGTTCCTCATGGAGGGAGCAGAGGAGGGGAGCGGGCTTCCTCATGGAGGGAGCggaggaggggagcagggtTCCTCATGGAGGGAGCGGGAGTAGACCTGGTGTGCACAGCGGTTAGTGACTGTTCCTGTCCGTGGTGA